Proteins co-encoded in one Campylobacter jejuni genomic window:
- the ciaI gene encoding intracellular survival protein CiaI yields the protein MQIDASKNQSFSMDYTTKSGKHLALSMYDNQSVSYANNEEGKTLNLKRQYGFSFTFEGSKLTQNDLDEIKNAMKEVEPMIKDFLANSKVGELKPKEIIESAMQMANVLPTPNDENHQNAIMNNFTNKLSDLLKQNQTDDKDINASMLEDSKKLLDEVLEQMKKQLEKQLEKQLEKQQEKAKENQDKTDDSLNLYA from the coding sequence ATGCAAATTGATGCTAGCAAAAACCAAAGTTTTTCGATGGATTATACAACAAAAAGTGGCAAACATTTAGCCTTATCTATGTATGATAATCAAAGCGTAAGTTATGCAAACAATGAAGAAGGCAAGACTCTTAATCTTAAGCGTCAGTATGGCTTTAGTTTTACTTTTGAAGGCTCTAAGCTCACACAAAATGATCTTGATGAGATTAAAAATGCTATGAAAGAAGTTGAACCTATGATCAAAGACTTTTTAGCAAATTCTAAAGTCGGAGAGTTAAAGCCAAAAGAAATTATAGAATCAGCTATGCAAATGGCAAATGTTCTACCAACACCAAATGATGAAAACCATCAAAATGCTATTATGAATAATTTTACAAATAAACTCAGTGATTTACTAAAACAAAATCAAACAGATGATAAAGATATCAATGCTTCTATGCTTGAAGATAGCAAAAAACTTCTCGATGAAGTTTTAGAACAAATGAAAAAACAACTTGAAAAACAACTTGAAAAACAACTTGAAAAACAACAAGAAAAAGCCAAGGAAAATCAAGATAAGACAGATGATAGTTTAAATCTTTACGCTTAA
- the dut gene encoding dUTPase, which produces MTNIEILENMLKLQQKLNDETNGLNWENGYTKEGKLISWRRCIYMECAELIDSFAWKHWKNISSPTNWENVRIEIVDIWHFILSLLLEEYRNKNGNNFKIIANEVISVSVFQDFCKEEEHPNESDIYGILNDIELIIHKCSGFGFNLGELLSTYFTLAIKCGLNLEILYKTYIGKNVLNIFRQNNGYKDGSYKKTWNGKEDNEVLAQILEQELDFDAIYKKLEECYKKA; this is translated from the coding sequence ATGACAAATATCGAAATTTTAGAAAATATGCTCAAACTCCAACAAAAACTCAACGATGAAACAAACGGCTTAAATTGGGAAAATGGCTATACCAAAGAAGGAAAACTGATCAGTTGGAGACGCTGTATTTATATGGAATGTGCAGAACTTATAGACTCTTTTGCATGGAAACATTGGAAAAACATTTCAAGTCCAACAAATTGGGAAAATGTACGCATAGAGATTGTTGATATTTGGCATTTTATCTTAAGTCTTTTACTTGAAGAATATCGCAATAAAAATGGAAACAATTTTAAAATTATAGCCAATGAAGTGATTTCAGTGAGTGTATTTCAGGATTTTTGCAAAGAAGAAGAGCATCCTAATGAGAGTGATATTTATGGTATTTTAAATGACATAGAGCTTATTATCCATAAATGCAGTGGCTTTGGATTTAATCTTGGAGAATTGCTTTCAACCTATTTTACCCTAGCTATTAAATGTGGGCTAAATCTTGAAATTCTTTATAAAACCTACATAGGTAAAAATGTTTTAAATATTTTTAGACAAAACAATGGTTACAAAGATGGTAGCTATAAAAAAACTTGGAATGGTAAAGAAGATAATGAAGTTTTAGCTCAAATTTTAGAACAAGAGCTTGATTTTGATGCTATTTATAAAAAACTAGAAGAATGCTACAAAAAGGCATAA
- a CDS encoding EI24 domain-containing protein, with protein sequence MDILKLAIKDFLSLKFLKFALIPLIFSLVLMLFLGVLGFSALLDYFNSLFSVGEDSFWAWFYALHFVQILITIISFLFSGFIVVFASVFLALFITSFLTPFIAKEINQKYYHYDNTNEVSTLKTIFEIFKIFIKFIGIFLLCTLALFLPFINIFVYYLAFYYLFHKLLMIDITSTILDKESFKSFHSDFSPLEFKFSTLCFYLLSSVPLLGLFLQVFFMIFLTHLGYQRILKLKAKA encoded by the coding sequence TTGGATATTTTAAAACTTGCGATCAAAGATTTTTTAAGTCTTAAATTTTTAAAATTTGCCTTAATTCCTTTGATTTTTAGCCTTGTACTTATGCTTTTTTTAGGAGTACTTGGCTTTTCGGCTTTGCTGGATTATTTTAATTCTTTATTTAGCGTTGGAGAGGATTCGTTTTGGGCGTGGTTTTATGCCCTTCATTTTGTGCAAATTTTAATCACCATCATAAGCTTTTTATTTTCAGGTTTTATTGTTGTTTTTGCTTCGGTTTTTTTAGCCCTTTTTATCACTTCTTTTCTCACTCCTTTTATCGCTAAAGAAATCAACCAAAAATATTACCATTATGATAATACAAACGAAGTTTCAACCCTAAAAACTATCTTTGAAATTTTTAAAATATTTATAAAATTTATAGGGATTTTTTTACTTTGCACCTTGGCTTTATTTTTACCTTTTATCAATATTTTTGTATATTATCTTGCCTTTTATTATCTCTTTCACAAACTTTTAATGATTGATATTACAAGCACGATTTTAGACAAAGAAAGTTTTAAAAGCTTTCATTCTGATTTTTCGCCTTTAGAGTTTAAATTTAGCACTCTTTGTTTTTATCTACTCTCATCAGTACCACTTTTAGGACTTTTTTTACAAGTGTTTTTTATGATTTTTCTCACACATTTAGGCTATCAAAGAATTTTAAAACTAAAAGCTAAGGCTTGA
- the tilS gene encoding tRNA lysidine(34) synthetase TilS codes for MQIKDEILALLKKGKNLLAFSYGSDSSALFYLLMQEKIDFDLVMINYKTRKNSDLEELKAKELALRFHKKIFIKHAPKFQSNFEKKARDFRYDFFEKICLEQDYDHLILAHHLNDQFEWFLMQLSRGAGLAEILGMQECEKRQNYTLLRPLLFISKDEISSFLKEKDIFYFHDESNENEKYFRNYIRKKFSNAFVSKFHQGLKRSFSYLDEDRKKLYDFENIKEIQGLLICPKNESLIARAVKIKGLLLSTAQRKELLRGDCVLGGKIALVYKNEQAIVFEYETCQKLPKNFKEECRIAKIPRLLRAYLYNHKIDISSLSF; via the coding sequence ATGCAAATTAAAGATGAAATTTTAGCCCTTTTAAAAAAGGGTAAAAATTTACTCGCTTTTTCTTATGGAAGTGATTCTAGTGCGCTTTTTTATCTTTTAATGCAAGAAAAGATCGACTTTGATCTTGTGATGATAAATTACAAAACAAGAAAAAATAGTGATTTAGAAGAGTTAAAAGCCAAAGAACTTGCTTTAAGATTTCATAAAAAAATTTTCATAAAACACGCTCCTAAATTTCAAAGTAATTTTGAAAAAAAAGCCAGAGATTTTCGCTATGATTTTTTTGAAAAAATTTGTCTTGAGCAAGATTATGATCATCTTATCTTAGCCCATCATTTAAACGATCAATTTGAATGGTTTTTGATGCAACTTTCACGAGGAGCAGGTTTGGCTGAAATTTTAGGTATGCAAGAGTGTGAAAAACGCCAAAATTATACACTTTTACGCCCTTTACTCTTTATAAGTAAAGATGAAATTTCATCTTTTTTAAAAGAAAAAGATATTTTTTATTTCCATGATGAAAGTAATGAAAATGAAAAATATTTTAGAAATTATATAAGAAAAAAATTCTCTAATGCCTTTGTGAGTAAATTTCATCAGGGTTTAAAAAGAAGTTTTTCTTATCTTGATGAAGATAGGAAAAAACTTTATGATTTTGAAAATATCAAAGAAATTCAAGGACTTCTTATTTGCCCTAAAAATGAAAGCTTGATCGCTAGAGCGGTGAAAATTAAAGGTTTACTTTTAAGCACAGCACAAAGAAAGGAGCTTTTAAGGGGTGATTGTGTTTTAGGTGGTAAAATAGCACTTGTATATAAAAACGAACAAGCTATTGTTTTTGAGTATGAAACTTGTCAAAAATTACCTAAAAATTTTAAAGAAGAATGCAGAATAGCTAAAATTCCAAGACTTTTAAGAGCTTATTTATATAATCATAAAATCGATATTTCAAGCCTTAGCTTTTAG
- the rimO gene encoding 30S ribosomal protein S12 methylthiotransferase RimO encodes MSKLYLMSLGCNKNLVDSEIMLGRLSAYELCDEPSKADVLIVNTCGFIDSAKKESINAILDLHEQRKKDSLLVVTGCLMQRYREELMKELPEVDLFTGVGDYERIDEMILKKTNLFSNSTYLQGENSKRIITGSNSHAFIKIAEGCNQKCSFCAIPSFKGKLKSREISSIIAELKDLVARGYKDFSFIAQDTSSYLFDKGEKDGLIRLIDEVEKIKGIRAARILYLYPTSASEALIKRIIASEIFVNYFDMPLQHISDNMLKIMKRGANSTRLKEMLNLMKSVPNSFLRTGFIVGHPGESEADFEELCAFVKDFGFDRISVFAYSKEEDTAAFDMEQVSFKVINKRLKIIEKIVDEVIEKSFEKEVGQKRLVVCTGESSEGEFFIAAKDLRWDREIDGEILINESECGNLEMGQIYECEILQNLDKKLLAKALRKVDAN; translated from the coding sequence ATGTCAAAACTTTATCTTATGTCTTTAGGTTGTAATAAAAATTTAGTCGATAGTGAGATCATGCTAGGACGCCTTAGTGCTTATGAGCTTTGCGATGAACCAAGCAAAGCCGATGTTTTGATCGTAAATACCTGTGGTTTTATCGATAGTGCAAAAAAAGAAAGCATTAATGCGATTTTGGATTTGCACGAACAAAGAAAAAAAGATTCTCTTTTGGTGGTTACGGGTTGTTTGATGCAGCGTTACCGCGAAGAACTTATGAAAGAACTTCCTGAGGTTGATCTTTTCACAGGTGTGGGTGATTATGAAAGAATTGATGAAATGATACTTAAAAAAACAAATTTATTTTCCAATTCGACTTATTTGCAGGGTGAAAATTCCAAACGCATTATCACAGGTTCAAATTCCCATGCTTTTATAAAAATCGCCGAAGGTTGTAATCAAAAATGCTCTTTTTGTGCCATCCCAAGTTTTAAAGGCAAGTTAAAATCTCGCGAAATAAGTAGCATTATAGCTGAGCTTAAAGATTTGGTGGCTAGAGGTTATAAGGACTTTTCTTTTATTGCACAAGATACGAGTTCTTATTTGTTTGATAAGGGTGAAAAAGATGGGCTTATACGCTTAATCGATGAGGTGGAAAAAATCAAAGGCATAAGAGCGGCTAGAATTTTATATCTTTATCCTACGAGTGCGAGTGAAGCTTTGATCAAACGCATTATAGCTTCTGAAATTTTTGTAAATTATTTTGATATGCCTTTACAACACATAAGTGATAATATGCTTAAAATCATGAAGCGTGGGGCAAATAGCACAAGACTTAAAGAAATGCTAAATTTAATGAAAAGTGTGCCAAATAGTTTTTTACGCACGGGCTTTATCGTAGGGCATCCAGGTGAAAGTGAGGCGGATTTTGAAGAGCTTTGTGCGTTTGTTAAAGACTTTGGTTTTGATAGGATAAGCGTTTTTGCGTATTCTAAGGAAGAAGATACAGCCGCTTTTGATATGGAGCAAGTGTCTTTTAAAGTGATCAATAAAAGGCTTAAAATCATAGAAAAAATTGTTGATGAAGTGATAGAAAAAAGTTTTGAAAAAGAAGTAGGGCAAAAGCGTTTAGTAGTTTGCACAGGAGAAAGTAGTGAGGGAGAGTTTTTTATCGCAGCTAAAGATTTAAGATGGGATAGAGAGATTGATGGAGAAATTCTTATCAATGAAAGCGAATGTGGAAATTTAGAAATGGGGCAAATTTATGAATGTGAAATTTTACAAAACCTTGATAAAAAGCTCCTTGCTAAGGCTTTAAGAAAAGTAGATGCAAATTAA
- the prfB gene encoding peptide chain release factor 2, whose amino-acid sequence MDNYEFSELLKTLKNKVGNIASIIKPENIQTRLKEIEELENSPSFWSDVKQAGIIGKEKTKITNLLKNYENAFNALNDANELFDLANSENDTETLEALFNDAPKLEDTITSLEISMLLSGENDGKNAIVSIHPGAGGTESNDWASILYRMYLRFCEREGFKVETLDFQEGEEAGLKDVSFLVKGENAYGYLKAENGIHRLVRTSPFDSAGRRHTSFSSVMVSPELDDDIEIEIEEKDIRIDYYRASGAGGQHVNKTESAVRITHFPTGIVVQCQNDRSQHKNKATAFKMLKSRLYELELMKQQDSANAGEKSEIGWGHQIRSYVLFPYQQVKDNRSGEAFSQVDNILDGDIKKMIEGVLIALKAE is encoded by the coding sequence ATGGATAATTACGAATTTAGCGAACTTTTAAAAACTTTAAAAAACAAAGTCGGCAACATAGCCTCCATCATCAAGCCTGAAAATATCCAAACAAGGCTTAAAGAAATCGAAGAACTTGAAAATTCTCCTTCTTTTTGGAGTGATGTGAAACAAGCAGGGATCATAGGAAAAGAAAAAACCAAAATCACCAATCTACTTAAAAACTATGAAAATGCTTTTAATGCACTAAATGACGCAAACGAACTTTTCGATCTAGCCAATAGCGAAAACGATACAGAAACGCTTGAAGCTTTATTTAATGATGCACCAAAACTTGAAGATACTATCACAAGTCTTGAAATTTCCATGCTTTTAAGTGGGGAAAATGATGGTAAAAATGCCATTGTTTCCATTCATCCAGGTGCGGGCGGAACAGAAAGTAATGACTGGGCAAGCATACTTTATAGAATGTATTTAAGATTTTGCGAAAGAGAAGGTTTTAAAGTCGAAACTCTAGACTTTCAAGAAGGCGAAGAAGCAGGGCTTAAAGATGTGAGCTTTTTAGTTAAAGGCGAAAATGCTTATGGTTATTTAAAGGCTGAAAATGGTATCCATCGTTTGGTAAGAACTTCTCCTTTTGATAGTGCAGGACGCCGCCATACAAGCTTTTCAAGTGTTATGGTAAGTCCTGAACTTGATGATGATATAGAAATTGAAATCGAAGAAAAAGATATAAGAATAGATTATTACAGAGCAAGTGGTGCAGGCGGACAACATGTTAATAAAACAGAATCAGCTGTGAGAATCACGCATTTTCCAACTGGTATAGTTGTACAATGCCAAAATGACAGAAGTCAGCACAAAAACAAAGCTACCGCTTTTAAAATGCTAAAATCTCGCCTTTATGAACTTGAACTCATGAAACAACAAGATAGTGCTAATGCTGGAGAAAAAAGCGAGATAGGCTGGGGGCATCAAATCCGCTCTTATGTGCTTTTCCCTTATCAGCAAGTCAAAGACAATCGCAGTGGAGAAGCTTTTTCTCAAGTGGATAATATCCTTGATGGGGATATTAAGAAAATGATAGAAGGCGTTTTGATTGCTTTAAAAGCGGAGTAA
- a CDS encoding alpha-2,3-sialyltransferase, producing MENELIVSKNMQNIIIAGNGPSLKNINYKRLPREYDVFRCNQFYFEDKYYLGKKIKAVFFNPGVFLQQYHTAKQLILKNEYEIKNIFCSTFNLSFIESNDFLHQFYNFFPDAKLGYEVIENLKEFYAYIKYNEIYFNKRITSGVYMCAIAIALGYKTIYLCGIDFYEGDVIYPFEAMSTNIKTIFPGIKDFKPSNCHSKEYDIEALKLLKSIYKVNIYALCDDSILANHFPLSININNNFTLENKHNNSINDILLTDNTPGVSFYKNQLKADNKIMLDFYNILHSKDNLIKFLNKEIAVLKKQTTQRAKTRIQNHLSYKLGQALIINSKSVLGYLSLPFIILSIVISHKQEQKAYKFKVKKNPNLALPPLETYPDYKEALKEKECFTYKLGEEFIKASKNWYGGGYIKFYFKDVSRLKREIKEK from the coding sequence ATGGAAAATGAACTCATTGTTAGTAAAAATATGCAAAATATAATCATAGCAGGAAATGGACCTAGCCTAAAAAATATTAATTATAAAAGACTGCCTAGAGAATATGATGTTTTTAGGTGTAACCAGTTTTATTTTGAAGATAAGTATTATTTAGGAAAAAAGATTAAAGCAGTATTTTTTAATCCTGGTGTCTTTTTACAACAGTATCACACTGCAAAACAACTTATACTAAAAAATGAGTATGAAATAAAAAATATTTTTTGCTCTACATTTAATTTATCTTTTATTGAAAGCAATGATTTTTTACATCAATTTTATAATTTTTTCCCCGATGCAAAACTTGGCTATGAAGTTATTGAAAACCTTAAAGAATTTTATGCTTATATAAAATACAATGAAATTTATTTCAATAAAAGAATTACTTCAGGCGTCTATATGTGTGCAATTGCTATTGCATTAGGATATAAAACCATCTATTTATGTGGCATTGATTTTTATGAAGGAGATGTTATTTATCCTTTTGAAGCTATGAGTACAAATATAAAAACAATCTTTCCTGGAATAAAAGATTTCAAACCTTCAAATTGTCATTCTAAGGAATACGATATAGAAGCATTAAAATTGTTAAAATCAATATACAAAGTTAATATCTACGCATTGTGTGATGATTCTATTTTGGCAAATCATTTTCCTTTATCAATTAATATTAATAACAATTTCACTTTAGAAAATAAGCATAATAATTCTATAAATGATATTTTATTGACTGACAATACTCCTGGCGTAAGTTTTTATAAAAATCAACTTAAAGCTGATAATAAAATTATGCTTGATTTTTATAATATTCTTCATTCTAAAGATAATTTAATTAAATTTTTAAACAAAGAAATTGCGGTATTAAAAAAACAAACCACTCAACGAGCTAAAACAAGAATTCAAAACCATCTATCCTATAAACTAGGACAGGCTTTGATTATAAATTCTAAAAGTGTATTAGGCTATTTATCTTTACCTTTTATAATATTAAGTATTGTTATTTCACATAAACAAGAACAAAAGGCTTATAAATTTAAAGTAAAGAAAAATCCAAATTTAGCCTTACCTCCTTTAGAAACTTATCCTGATTATAAAGAAGCTTTAAAAGAAAAAGAATGTTTTACTTATAAACTAGGAGAAGAATTTATTAAAGCTAGTAAGAATTGGTATGGGGGGGGGTATATCAAGTTTTACTTCAAAGATGTGTCTAGGTTAAAGAGAGAAATAAAAGAAAAATAA
- the truD gene encoding tRNA pseudouridine(13) synthase TruD, whose product MDLAEENTIFKPLYSLKHSPINAYFSKNSDDFVVRERPLYEFSGKGEHLILHINKKDLTTNEALKILSEASGVKIRDFGYAGLKDKQGSTFQYLSMPKKFESFLSNFSHPKLKILETFIHENKLRIGHLKGNSFFIRLKKVLPSDALKLEQALMNLDKQGFANYFGYQRFGKFGDNYKEGFEILRGKKMKNVKMKEFLISAFQSELFNRYLSKRVELSHFANDFSEKELIQIYKISKEAKELKKQEQFFKLLKGEVLGHYPFGKCFLCEDLSAELERFRARDISAMGLLIGAKAYETGEGLALNLENEIFKDALEFKAKMQGSRRFMWGYLEGLKWRYDEEKAHFCIEFFLQKGSYATVVLEEILHKNLFE is encoded by the coding sequence ATGGATTTAGCGGAAGAGAACACCATTTTTAAGCCTTTGTATAGTTTAAAACACAGCCCTATTAATGCGTATTTTAGTAAAAATAGCGATGATTTTGTAGTGCGTGAAAGACCTTTGTATGAATTTAGTGGTAAGGGCGAGCATCTTATTTTGCATATCAATAAAAAAGATTTAACCACAAATGAAGCTTTAAAAATTTTAAGCGAAGCAAGTGGGGTTAAAATAAGAGATTTTGGTTATGCAGGGCTTAAAGACAAGCAAGGATCAACCTTTCAATACCTTTCTATGCCTAAAAAATTTGAGAGTTTTTTGTCAAATTTTTCTCATCCTAAACTTAAAATTTTAGAAACTTTTATCCATGAAAACAAGCTAAGGATAGGGCATTTAAAAGGAAATTCTTTTTTCATACGCTTAAAAAAAGTTTTACCAAGTGATGCTTTAAAACTAGAACAAGCTTTGATGAATTTGGATAAACAAGGTTTTGCGAATTATTTTGGTTATCAGCGTTTTGGAAAATTTGGGGATAATTACAAAGAAGGGTTTGAAATTTTGCGTGGCAAAAAGATGAAAAATGTAAAAATGAAAGAGTTTTTAATTTCAGCTTTTCAAAGTGAGCTTTTTAATCGCTATTTGAGTAAAAGAGTGGAGTTATCACATTTTGCAAATGATTTTAGCGAAAAAGAATTGATCCAAATTTATAAAATTTCTAAAGAAGCCAAGGAACTTAAAAAACAAGAGCAATTTTTTAAACTTTTAAAAGGCGAGGTTTTAGGGCATTATCCTTTTGGAAAGTGTTTTTTATGTGAGGATTTGAGTGCTGAGCTTGAGCGTTTTAGAGCAAGAGACATTAGCGCTATGGGACTTTTAATCGGTGCTAAGGCTTATGAAACAGGAGAAGGTTTGGCTTTAAATTTAGAAAATGAAATTTTTAAAGATGCTTTGGAGTTTAAGGCTAAAATGCAAGGTTCAAGACGCTTTATGTGGGGATATTTAGAAGGGTTAAAATGGCGTTATGATGAAGAAAAAGCTCATTTTTGTATAGAGTTTTTCTTGCAAAAAGGCTCTTATGCTACTGTGGTTTTAGAAGAAATTTTGCATAAAAATTTGTTTGAGTGA
- the thiL gene encoding thiamine-phosphate kinase, with protein MNKEDFIIKAFLNEKNGDDGAVIDDWCFSKDLFFENVHFKREWLSLEQIATKAMLVNISDAIAMNAVPKYALLGLALPKNLSENEIKALQKGFLKTSRKFNIKIIGGDTISNDKIDISLTIISKINNKAVFRKGLKKGHLLAYTGKLGRSLKGLEILQNGGALKPNHVFIKPKLRASFFYEIAPLISCAMDISDGLSKDLSRLLALNKCGISWFKKLDDYTLYSGEEYEILFAFDEKERQNIKTIAKKHGVKLNIFGKAVKGKYGFSGREHHF; from the coding sequence ATGAACAAAGAAGATTTTATTATCAAAGCTTTTTTAAATGAAAAAAATGGCGATGATGGAGCTGTTATTGATGATTGGTGTTTTAGTAAGGATTTGTTTTTTGAAAACGTGCATTTTAAAAGAGAGTGGCTTAGCTTAGAGCAAATTGCTACAAAAGCAATGCTTGTTAATATCTCAGATGCTATTGCGATGAATGCTGTGCCAAAATACGCACTTTTAGGACTTGCTTTACCAAAAAATTTAAGCGAAAATGAGATCAAAGCCTTGCAAAAAGGCTTCTTAAAAACATCTAGGAAATTTAATATAAAAATCATAGGCGGCGATACTATAAGCAATGATAAAATAGACATTAGTCTTACTATCATTTCAAAGATTAACAATAAAGCTGTTTTTAGAAAAGGTTTAAAAAAGGGACATTTGCTTGCTTATACAGGAAAATTAGGGCGAAGTTTAAAAGGGCTTGAAATTTTACAAAATGGGGGTGCTTTAAAACCAAACCATGTATTTATAAAGCCAAAATTAAGAGCTAGTTTTTTTTATGAAATCGCACCTTTAATTTCTTGTGCTATGGATATTTCAGATGGTTTAAGCAAAGATTTATCAAGGCTTTTAGCCTTAAATAAATGTGGTATTTCTTGGTTTAAAAAACTTGATGATTATACGCTTTATAGTGGAGAAGAATATGAAATTTTGTTTGCTTTTGATGAAAAAGAGCGTCAAAATATAAAAACAATAGCCAAAAAACACGGCGTGAAATTAAATATCTTTGGAAAAGCAGTGAAAGGAAAATATGGATTTAGCGGAAGAGAACACCATTTTTAA
- a CDS encoding DUF5644 domain-containing protein, giving the protein MKKLELRIFRFDKTKDYEAYYKPYIYDNYENFASFYDLLLQVQDDDIYFDFDKDEDTYIVVNKQIIPLFTPLEKIAKEFDFSLCIEPLSTKRAIKDLIMDKNDFLDKYKYLEKFGDEEDKKLYAKYDYLYYASEILDYLPEYMGDGVFYLASKMIEKYPEKKIEILKTLADKEKGIFYHLESKNEILETTIKNLQNEILNLGLFDKNILHFDLPKTNAFDNEIKELKEIKHNFKDFNIAFYGFNACDTLKSKLKAKFISYENSTKNNGFSLLNLNPTLSYKMAADIVLDAYDSGADFMVVKEEKDFYLFDTCAKKLMQTSGREFEDFYILSHFEFLALIEGIQAPSLKNHTLKVSLI; this is encoded by the coding sequence ATGAAAAAATTAGAATTAAGAATTTTTAGATTTGATAAAACCAAGGATTATGAGGCTTATTATAAACCTTATATTTATGATAATTATGAAAATTTTGCAAGCTTTTATGATCTGCTTTTGCAAGTTCAAGATGATGATATTTATTTTGATTTTGATAAAGATGAAGATACTTACATAGTTGTAAATAAGCAAATCATACCACTTTTTACACCTTTGGAAAAAATAGCAAAAGAATTTGATTTTAGTCTTTGTATCGAACCTTTAAGCACAAAAAGAGCTATTAAAGATCTTATCATGGATAAAAATGATTTTTTAGACAAATACAAATATCTTGAAAAATTTGGCGATGAAGAAGATAAAAAGCTTTATGCAAAATATGATTATTTATATTATGCAAGTGAAATTTTAGACTATCTTCCTGAATATATGGGCGATGGAGTGTTTTATTTGGCTTCAAAAATGATAGAAAAATATCCTGAAAAAAAGATAGAAATTTTAAAAACTTTAGCAGATAAAGAAAAGGGTATTTTTTATCATCTTGAAAGCAAAAATGAAATTTTAGAAACAACGATCAAAAACCTACAAAATGAAATTTTAAATTTAGGGCTTTTTGATAAAAATATTTTACACTTTGATTTACCTAAAACCAATGCTTTTGATAATGAGATCAAAGAACTTAAAGAAATTAAACATAATTTTAAAGATTTCAATATAGCTTTTTATGGTTTTAATGCTTGCGATACTTTAAAATCCAAACTTAAGGCTAAATTTATTTCCTATGAAAACAGTACAAAAAATAATGGCTTTAGCTTGCTTAATCTAAATCCTACGCTAAGCTATAAAATGGCTGCAGATATTGTTTTGGACGCTTATGATAGCGGGGCTGATTTTATGGTAGTAAAAGAAGAAAAAGATTTTTATCTTTTTGATACTTGTGCTAAAAAACTTATGCAAACAAGCGGAAGGGAATTTGAAGACTTTTATATTTTGAGCCATTTTGAGTTTTTAGCCCTTATCGAAGGCATACAAGCTCCATCATTAAAAAATCACACTTTAAAGGTTAGTTTGATATGA
- the rsmD gene encoding 16S rRNA (guanine(966)-N(2))-methyltransferase RsmD codes for MNDEFISVKDFFNHNEKRKKFLQKQEISSPKEKIKKVKETKLYTNIESGKYKGKKLLLPSLTTTRSTKSIVKSCVFNVIREDLRDKIFIEAFGGSALMAAEALSNHALKSYAIEFDVKAYKIALENAKNIDPNLEVIHANTFEILPKLIENSKNEIILYLDPPFDIREGFSDIYEKIYHFLENLDLKTLNLIIFEHHSTIKTPEKIQNFQKVKEKKFGSTSLSFYSLN; via the coding sequence ATGAATGATGAATTTATAAGCGTTAAAGACTTTTTTAATCACAATGAAAAAAGAAAAAAATTTCTTCAAAAACAAGAAATTAGTTCCCCTAAAGAAAAAATAAAAAAAGTCAAAGAAACAAAGCTTTATACAAATATAGAAAGTGGTAAATACAAAGGAAAAAAACTACTTTTACCTAGCCTTACAACAACAAGAAGTACTAAAAGCATAGTAAAAAGTTGTGTTTTTAATGTAATAAGGGAAGATTTAAGAGATAAAATTTTCATTGAAGCCTTTGGCGGAAGTGCTTTGATGGCGGCTGAAGCACTAAGTAATCATGCTTTAAAATCTTATGCTATAGAATTTGATGTAAAAGCTTATAAAATTGCTTTAGAAAATGCTAAAAATATAGATCCAAATTTAGAAGTTATCCACGCAAATACTTTTGAAATTTTACCTAAACTCATAGAAAATTCAAAAAATGAAATCATCTTATATCTTGATCCACCTTTTGATATCAGGGAAGGTTTTAGCGATATTTATGAAAAAATTTATCATTTTTTAGAAAATTTAGATTTAAAGACTTTAAATTTAATCATTTTTGAACACCACTCAACCATAAAAACTCCCGAAAAAATCCAAAATTTTCAAAAAGTCAAAGAAAAGAAATTTGGATCAACAAGTTTAAGTTTTTATAGCCTAAACTAA